The region CTGGTCCTTCATGCACAATGGCCAGATCTCCGGCTTCGAGCGTCTGCGCCGTCCGATGGAGGCGATGCTCGACGATGAGCTGTTCAATGCCCGCGGCGGCACGACCGATTCCGAGCTGATGTTCCTGCTGGCGCTGCAATTCGGCCTGCGCGAAGCGCCGATCGCCGCTATGGCGGATATGGTCGGCTTCGTCGAGGAGCTGGCCGAAAGCATTCTCGGTTCGATCCTGCTGCGTTTCACCGCCGCCTTTTCCGACGGCAAGACGCTCTATGCCATCCGCTATGCCACCGATCGCAAGGCGCCGACGCTCTATGCCTCACCTGCCAGCGCCGGTTATTGCCTCGTCTCCGAGCCCTTGAACGACGATGTCGACGCCTGGGCCGAAATTCCCGATGGCAGCGCCGTCACCGTCGGCGAAAACGGCATCGATGTCTCAGAGTTCCGGCCGGGAAAGCGAAGTGCCGTCCAGCCGCAGCGCATGGCTATCCCTGCCTGAAACTCTCGGCGATCAGCGCTGCCAGCCTATCGGCAACCTCTTCCTTCGCGAGGTCAGGCCATCGCTCGACGCCGTCGTGACGGATGAGTCGGACGCTGTTGCGGCTGCCGCCCATGATGCCGGTCGCCGGCGAGACGTCGTTGGCGACGATCATGTCGGCGCCCTTGCGCTCGAGTTTCGCCCTCGCATTGCTTTCCACGTCCTGCGTCTCGGCGGCAAAGCCGATCACCAGCTTCGGCCGCATCGTATGATGGCCGACGGTTTTGAGGATGTCGGGGTTTTCGGTCAGCGCCAATGTCGGGATGGATTCGCCCGGATGTTTCTTCAGCTTCTGGTCGGCGGCCGAGGCAACGCGCCAGTCCGCCACCGCCGCCACCATCACGGCGATATCGGCCGGCAGCGCCGCGAGCACCGCGTCGCGCATTTCCTCCGCCCGCTCGACATGCACGGTGCTGACGCCGACGGGGTCGGCGATCGTCACCGGCCCCGAGACCAGCGTCACTTCGGCTCCCAGTTTGGCAAGGGCAGCGGCGATCGCATGTCCCTGCCGGCCGGATGAGCGGTTGGCGATGTAGCGCACCGGGTCGATCGGCTCGTGCGTCGGTCCTGAGGTGACGATCGCCTTGCGCCCCTTCAGCGGCTTCTCTCCGTCGTCGAGCATGGTTTCGGCCGCCGCGACGATATCAAGCGGCTCCGCCATCCGGCCGAGCCCGGCCTCCCGGCTCTCCGCCATCTCGCCGGCCATCGGTCCGACGAAGCGGATGCCGTCTGCCCGGAGCAGCGCCGCATTGCGCCGCGTCGCCGGATGCGCCCACATGCTGGGGTTCATTGCCGGTGCCGCCAGCACCGGCCTTTGGGTCGCCAGCAGCACGGTCGAGGCGAGATCGTCGGCAAGCCCATTCGCCATCTTCGCCATCAGGTCGGCCGTGGCAGGGGCGATGAGCACGAGGTCGCAGTCGCGCGCCAGCCTGATATGGCCGACATCCTGTTCGTCCTCACGCGAAAACAGATCGAGGAAGACGTGGTCGGCGGCCAGCGCGCCGACGGCAAGCGGCGTGACGAATTCCTGCGCCCCCTTGGTCATGATCGGGCGCACACTTGCACCGCGCTCGCGCAGCCGGCGGATCAGATCCAGGCTCTTATAGGCGGCGATGCCGCCGGAGATGATGAGGAGGATGCGTTTGCCGCTGAGAGCCATGGCTTTCTACCCGTCGCCTTATTGACCGGGCCCGACCCTAAGCCTTTGGCGCAGAACATGCAATCGCGGGGGGAAAGGCATCGGATCTGCTCAAGAGCGGTGAATAGTTGCGTAGTGAAGACCCCTCCCCAACCCCTCCCCACAAGGGGGAGGGGCTTAGATGCCGCGCCGCCTATATCCGTTTCATCGTCTCATCCGCAGAAAGGCCGATGTCTGTCGCAGTTGGTGCAACGTGTTAGGGGAGGGGTTGGGGAGGGGTCTTTTCCGGTCGATGGCGGTAGCCCTCGCCGTCTCAGCTGCGGGTGATCGAAATGCCGCCGTCAACCAGCGACGCCGTGCCGGTGACGAAGCTCGAATCGTCGGAGGCGAGGTAGAGAACCGAGCGGGCGAGTTCGTCCGGTGTGGCGACCCTTTTCAGGGCATGCATAGCGGTGACGGCAGCCTGCTTGTCGGCCGTATCGTTCATGTCCCGGTACATGTCGGTATCGACCGCACCCGGCAGAATGGCATTGACGCGCACGCCCTGCGGTCCGAATTCGGCGGCGAGCGCCTGCGTCAGCCCGATCAGCCCGGATTTGCTGGCGGCATAGGCGGCGACACCGGGAAAGGCGAAGCTGTAGCCGACGAAGGTCGAGGTGAAGATCACCGAGCCGCCGCCATTTTGCGCCATCGCGCCGATCTGATGTTTGGCGGCGAGGAAGGATGCGGTGAGATTGACCGCCAGCGCCTCGCTGAAACCTGCTTCCGAGACACCGGTGCTCGGACCGGCTTCGCCGATGATGCCGGCATTGTTGAAGGCGATGTCGAGCTTGCCGTAATGGGTCACGGCGGCCGCGACGAGTGCCTTGTGATAGTCTTCCGACCGGACGTCGCCGGCAACGGCCACGGCATCGCCGCCCTCTGCCTTGATCTCCGCGACAAGACTGTCGAGTTCGGCTTGACGGCGGGCGCCGACGATGAGCTTGGCGCCTTCTGCGGCAAAGAGCTTTGCCGTGACGCGGCCGATGCCGGAGCTTGCGCCGGTGACGATTGCGACCTTGTTGTTCAAGCGGTTCATGGTTCCATCTCCTGTGTTCACGCGAGGCGGCCCCTGCCGTCCCTTCCGTTGAATGGAAGATGGCATTTTCTTTTCGTTCGGATTAGTCTCCAGATCGGGGAATTCGAATTCGGAAAGACCGAACAATGATCAGGATCGAAGGCATTGCCGCTTTTGTTGCCGTCGTCGAGGCCGGCTCGGTCAGCGAGGCGGCCCGGCGGCTCAGGCTCTCCAAATCCGTCGTCAGCGAAAGGCTGGCAGAACTGGAGAAGGCGCTTGGCGGCATGTTGCTGCACCGTACGACGCGCAAACTCACTCTGACCGAGGACGGTGCGGTCTTCCTGGAACGGGCCGCGCGCATCGTGCGTGAGATCGAGGAGGCCGCCGCCGACATGGCCGAGCGGCGCGGCACGCTATCCGGGCCGATCCGCATCGCCGCCCCCGTCACCTTCGGCCGCATGCATCTCGGCCCGGCGCTCTACCCCTTTCTTGCCGACCATCCCGATATCGAGCTGACGCTCGATATCGACGACCGGCGTGTCGATGCGGGCTCGGACGGCTATGACGCCATCATCCGCAACGGCCCGATCGCCGACAGCCGACTGGTCGCCTGGAAGCTGACGCGCAGCCGCCGCCTGCTCTGCGCCTCGCCGGATTATCTCGCCCGTCAGGGCACGCCCGCGTCGCTGGCCGAGCTGAATGGCCATCGTGGCATCTTCTACACCAATCGCGGCGTCGCCGACTGGCGCTTCCAGACGCCGGAGGGTGCGGTCGTTGTCCGCGCGAAACTGGCGCTCGCCATCAACAATGGCGACATGCTCCGCGACGCCGCAATTGCCGGTCTCGGCATCGCGCTGCTGCCCGCCTTTATCGCCGGCCCGGCTATCCGCGAAGGCAGGCTTGCCGAAATCGATGTCGGTCACAGGCCGGAGGCCGAATTCATCTATATGGCCCATCCGGAGGGACGAAATCCCTCGGCCAAGCTGCGCGCGATTGCCGATCACTTGAAGAAGAGTTTCGGCGATCCGCCCTATTGGGATATTGCGGATAATCCGTGAATTCGAAGGCTCGTCAGGATGAAGATATGCCGCCATCCCATGCCGTGAAGTCCGCGTTCCCGCAGGAAAGGTACTACCTCTCGCGCGGCACCGGCGCTTATCGACGCGCCAGCCTGGCGCTTTTCCTCTCCGGCTTTTCCACCTTCTCGCTGCTTTATTGCGTGCAGCCGCTGCTGCCGATCTTTTCGCAGGAATTTGCCGTCAGCCCGGCGGAAAGCTCGCTGTCGCTCTCGCTCTCCACCGGCTTCCTCGCCCTCGCCATCGTCTGTGCCGCCGCCGTCTCGGAAGGGCTCGGCCGCCGCAGCCTGATGTCGATATCGCTGGTCGGCGCCGCCTTGCTGACGGTGGCCACGGCCTTTGCCCCGAACTGGCATCTGCTGCTCGTCGTCCGCGCCTTGCAGGGCTTCGTTCTCGGCGGCGTGCCCGCCGTCGCCATGGCCTATCTCGCCGAGGAAATCGATCCGCGCGGCCTTGGCGCCACCATGGGCCTTTATGTCGGCGGCACGGCCTTCGGCGGCATGTCCGGTCGCGTTCTCACCGGCATCTTCGCCGAATATCTCGGCTGGCGGCCGGCGCTTTTCCTCATCGGCGCCATTGGCCTTGCCGCCGCGATCGGCTTCATCGCCCTGCTGCCGCCGTCGAAGAATTTCGTCCGCCGGCCGGGCTTCGATCCGCGCTTTCACGCGAAAGCCTGGCTCGGCCATCTCAAAAATCCGGCACTGCCCTTCGTCTTCGCCATCGCCTTCCTGGCGATGGGCTCCTTCGTAACGATCTACAATTATGCCGGCTTCCGTCTCGTGGCGCCGCCCTATAACCTCAATCAGACCGAACTCGGCCTGATCTTCGCCGTCTATCTCTTCGGCATCGGCGCCGCCTCGATCGGCGGCCTCATCGGAGACCGGATCGGGCATTTTCGCGTGCTTCTCTTCGGTCTGGCGCTGACGGCCGCCGGCAGCGCCCTGACGCTCTTCGCCCCTCTGCCATCCATCATTCTCGGCATCGTGGTGCTGACGACCGGCTTTTTCATGAGCCATTCCATCGCCAGCGGCCTCGTCGGCAAGCTTGCGCATGGCACCAAGGGCCACGCCTCGTCGCTCTATATGCTCGCCTATTATGTCGGCTCCAGCCTGATGGGCTCGGCCGGCGGCTGGTTCTTTGCTGTGGAAGGCTGGGCCGCCGTCGTCCTCTTCACACTTGCCATGCTGGCGCTCGCCTTTATCTCCGCCTGTGTCGCCCAGCACTTCGTGAGGAGAAAAGCATGATCCGCATAGACCGTCTCGATCATCTCGTGCTGACCGTCGCCGATATCGCAGCCACCTGCGACTTCTATTCCCGCATTCTCGGCATGTCGGTCGAAACCTTTGCGGAAGGCCGAAAGGCGCTGAAATTCGGCAGACAGAAGATCAACCTGCATCAGGCCGGTCACGAATTCGAACCCAAGGCAACACATGCCGTCCCCGGCTCCGGCGATCTCTGCTTCATCGCCGAGACGCCGCTTGCCGACGTCATCGCCCATCTACGGGCGTCGGCCATTGTGGTCGAAGAAGGCCCGGTCGAACGCACCGGTGCGACCGGGCGCCTGCGCTCGGTCTATTTCAGAGACCCCGACGGCAATCTCGTCGAAGTTTCAAATCTGATCGATTGACGCATCTGTGCCGCAGGCTGTTCTTTGGCCGCTGTGGCGAAGTCGGGATCGAC is a window of Rhizobium sp. N324 DNA encoding:
- a CDS encoding class II glutamine amidotransferase, with product MCRWAAYRGDPLYLEELVSSPAHSLIEQSHCATRAKTATNGDGFGIAWYGDRPEPGRYRDILPAWSDCNLKSLARQIRSPLFLAHVRAATGGGTRRDNCHPFTHDIWSFMHNGQISGFERLRRPMEAMLDDELFNARGGTTDSELMFLLALQFGLREAPIAAMADMVGFVEELAESILGSILLRFTAAFSDGKTLYAIRYATDRKAPTLYASPASAGYCLVSEPLNDDVDAWAEIPDGSAVTVGENGIDVSEFRPGKRSAVQPQRMAIPA
- the coaBC gene encoding bifunctional phosphopantothenoylcysteine decarboxylase/phosphopantothenate--cysteine ligase CoaBC codes for the protein MALSGKRILLIISGGIAAYKSLDLIRRLRERGASVRPIMTKGAQEFVTPLAVGALAADHVFLDLFSREDEQDVGHIRLARDCDLVLIAPATADLMAKMANGLADDLASTVLLATQRPVLAAPAMNPSMWAHPATRRNAALLRADGIRFVGPMAGEMAESREAGLGRMAEPLDIVAAAETMLDDGEKPLKGRKAIVTSGPTHEPIDPVRYIANRSSGRQGHAIAAALAKLGAEVTLVSGPVTIADPVGVSTVHVERAEEMRDAVLAALPADIAVMVAAVADWRVASAADQKLKKHPGESIPTLALTENPDILKTVGHHTMRPKLVIGFAAETQDVESNARAKLERKGADMIVANDVSPATGIMGGSRNSVRLIRHDGVERWPDLAKEEVADRLAALIAESFRQG
- a CDS encoding SDR family oxidoreductase, with the translated sequence MNRLNNKVAIVTGASSGIGRVTAKLFAAEGAKLIVGARRQAELDSLVAEIKAEGGDAVAVAGDVRSEDYHKALVAAAVTHYGKLDIAFNNAGIIGEAGPSTGVSEAGFSEALAVNLTASFLAAKHQIGAMAQNGGGSVIFTSTFVGYSFAFPGVAAYAASKSGLIGLTQALAAEFGPQGVRVNAILPGAVDTDMYRDMNDTADKQAAVTAMHALKRVATPDELARSVLYLASDDSSFVTGTASLVDGGISITRS
- a CDS encoding LysR family transcriptional regulator yields the protein MIRIEGIAAFVAVVEAGSVSEAARRLRLSKSVVSERLAELEKALGGMLLHRTTRKLTLTEDGAVFLERAARIVREIEEAAADMAERRGTLSGPIRIAAPVTFGRMHLGPALYPFLADHPDIELTLDIDDRRVDAGSDGYDAIIRNGPIADSRLVAWKLTRSRRLLCASPDYLARQGTPASLAELNGHRGIFYTNRGVADWRFQTPEGAVVVRAKLALAINNGDMLRDAAIAGLGIALLPAFIAGPAIREGRLAEIDVGHRPEAEFIYMAHPEGRNPSAKLRAIADHLKKSFGDPPYWDIADNP
- a CDS encoding MFS transporter, with the protein product MPPSHAVKSAFPQERYYLSRGTGAYRRASLALFLSGFSTFSLLYCVQPLLPIFSQEFAVSPAESSLSLSLSTGFLALAIVCAAAVSEGLGRRSLMSISLVGAALLTVATAFAPNWHLLLVVRALQGFVLGGVPAVAMAYLAEEIDPRGLGATMGLYVGGTAFGGMSGRVLTGIFAEYLGWRPALFLIGAIGLAAAIGFIALLPPSKNFVRRPGFDPRFHAKAWLGHLKNPALPFVFAIAFLAMGSFVTIYNYAGFRLVAPPYNLNQTELGLIFAVYLFGIGAASIGGLIGDRIGHFRVLLFGLALTAAGSALTLFAPLPSIILGIVVLTTGFFMSHSIASGLVGKLAHGTKGHASSLYMLAYYVGSSLMGSAGGWFFAVEGWAAVVLFTLAMLALAFISACVAQHFVRRKA
- a CDS encoding VOC family protein, translating into MIRIDRLDHLVLTVADIAATCDFYSRILGMSVETFAEGRKALKFGRQKINLHQAGHEFEPKATHAVPGSGDLCFIAETPLADVIAHLRASAIVVEEGPVERTGATGRLRSVYFRDPDGNLVEVSNLID